The following DNA comes from Saccopteryx leptura isolate mSacLep1 chromosome 7, mSacLep1_pri_phased_curated, whole genome shotgun sequence.
GCGTGGTGCGAGTTCTAAAAAGACAGTTTGGGAGGTGTAAGAAACATAAGGTCAATGTTAACTTTAATATAAAAAGCAGCTCCATTGAAAtgaacattatataaaataacttGTATTTCTGACAGTACCTTCTATGATTTAAAACTAGTTAAAACAgcatttaaaaaactgttttgagAAATAGGACAGTGTCGCAAGATTGGAGGGTAGTGTCAAAGGTGGAATAAAGTTACTCCCATGATTCTCTGTTCAGTTTTAGACTATTATGCAAAAGAATCAGAGTCCTATTATAGAAAAAAAGGTACATGATTTAAGATTAATAAATTTAAGTCATCCAGCACATTTCAAAGAACTCCAGAATTACTTTGAAGTTTACCTTCTTTTAATGACCTTCCCTAAAAAGGGGCCCATGATTGGAACTGTCCTCTTCATTTACTACCATTTCTGTAGGTCACCCTCCCCACCCAGCCACACAAAGATAGGGTCAGCGTACACACGATGTTTTATAAATGGATTTATGGGACTATGAACACaggacaaaatgttttttttaatacttttaaaatttaactttcttGTATTATGAGGCTGAAGACATTAAGCTCTTTCTTTTATCTGGAAGGATTCAaattggagaaaaaagaaagaaaacctaaatgcaggtttataggaaaaaaataaaataaagggagcGATTTCCCTGAATATTTTAACAGAGCCTATTGGATCATGTGTTCTGAATTAAGTTTacataaaacaacaaaaccccTTTACATTTCGTTTAGCCAGTCAGAACCTCTGACCCAATGGGGGTATGGAAGCACACTGCCTTTCACTTTTCCTTAAGAAGGAATGTTTATCTCAACCAAATCAACACCCAAAGAGAAACCTCAGATTGGCGCTACTTTGCCTATAAAAGTTGCTGTCTTCACAGTTATGCCTTTACACAGAGAcacttttgtttcctcttttgtcTCTTACAACAAAGACAAGGGGGAAAATGCATTCCTGTTTTGAAAAGCAACAAGTCATCACTTTGTTTCAGGACATTAAACTGAATAaaacacctttctttctttctttctttctcctgccttccccagaaaaaaaaaaaaaaaaaagtagcagaaATACCTACTACTTATCTCCTTTGCATCATCTAAAGATaatatcttcatttcttttgcatcCTCACATTAGGATTCCAGGAGGCAGGCCTCCCAAGACTTCCAAATGCTTATTTTACAGGACTtgaaaggagtgtgtgtgtgtgtgtagggggggactaggcgggagggggcaggggaggagagactGTAATGTCTGACCCTGAAAATTAACCCATCTGGGCTCCAGTTTGGCCCCAGTGAAAAGAGATTATGGTTTGACCACCACTTGACAAGGGCACCGCAGGGAGTCCTCCCTTTTTCCAACAAAGCAGCCAGGCAGACAGAGCTGTACCTTTCACCCGGGCCTCACAGGAGTGAGGACAGGCCACTTGTTTTGCAGCAGGGGAATCGTTCACAGTCCCAGTtcagccagggctgggaggaaCTCACAGCAATCTCTGCTGGTCTCAATCTTCTGGATAGGCCCAGGTCGGCTGTACCACACATGACAAACATCATCATtagtatcatcatcattatcctgCAAGTCTTTGCCAGAAGTCTTTTCTTTCAAACCGTCTTTCCACTCAGGTCTCCTTTCCAAGCCCACCCCTTGTCCCACATCTACATAAGTGTTTTCACTTCCAAGTCACTTCTCACTGGAGGGAGAGATTACAGAAACAGGCCCCTCACTCAAAAATTCTTTCCctacctctcctttccctctattagggagtgggggaagggagggagagggtggggccgGGGCTCATACCGCAGTCTCCCCTTTACTGCTGTGACTGAGTCTGTGATAGAAACGGCGCCACGACTGCAGGGTCTTGCCGGACCAGATCCAGAAGCCGGTGGTGATGCCCACGATCATGGTCATCAGGTACTTGATCATGAAGACTGTGAAGTCGGGGCTCATGGGCGGGAAGTGGCTGGGTGGGCAGGGTACTGCGTAGCTCTTGCAGGTCTGCAGGAGCCAGGTACGCTCCCAGTGTTCGCGGAAGGCCTGCTCGTAGAAGTAACAGGCGAGGACGATGGTAGCGGGTACCGTATAAAGCACGCTGAAGACGCCAATGCGGACCATTAGCTTCTCCAGCTTCTCAGTTTTGGTGCCGTCGTGCTTCATGATGGTGCGGATACGGAAAAGCGACACGAAGCCGGCCAGCAGGAAGGACGTGCCGATGAAGAGGTAGACGAACAGGGGCGCCAGCACGAAGCCCCGCAGCGCGTCCACGCTGGACAGGCCCACATAGCACACTCCGCTGAGCAGGTCCCCGTCAACCTGGCCCATGGCCAGGATGGTGATGGTCTTGACTGCGGGTACTGCCCACGCGGCCAGGTGGAAATACTGCGAGTTGGCTTCAATGGCCTCGTGGCCCCACTTCATGCCGGCTGCCAGAAACCAAGTGAGCGACAAGATGACCCACCAGATTGAACTGGCCATGCCAAAGAAGTAGAGGACCATGAAGAGGATGGTGCAGCCCTCCTTCTTAGTGCCCTGCGCCACCGTGCGGTAGCCGTCGTCTGAGAACCGCTCCACGCAAACGGCGCGGTCCTCCAGCAGGAAGCCGGCCACGTGTGCGACGGCCACCATGAAGTAGCAGCCCGACAGGAAGATGATGGGCCGTTCTGGGTAGCTGAAGCGCCGCATGTCCACTAGGTAGGTGAGCACAGTGAAGAGCGTGGAAGCGCAACAAAGCACCGACCACACGCCCACCCAGAGGCGGGCAAAGCGCCTCTCCTCCTCCTTAAAATACATGAGGCCGTTGGCGCGGCCAGGCTCGCACGGGGCACCGCAGTCGCGCTCGCCCAGGAAGCGGTAGCCCAGGTAGGGGGGGACCTTGAGCTGTCGGGGGCACGAAAAGTGAAAGGCAGAACGGCCCCTGCCGTCGGCGGCCCCCGGGGGCAGCGCGGTAAAGGGCAAGTCGGGCATGTAGGGAGCGGTGGGGTGGGCGGTGGGGCCGCCACCCGGGCCCCCGGAGCCGTCGGACGTGTTCTGGCCCACGCAGATCTCGCCAGCGCCGTGCACCGGGAAGTTCTCGCAACGCAGCCGCTCTGGCCACTGGAAACCGAACTTGTTCATGAGTGCTTCGCAGCCCTGGCGGGCACGCTCGCACAGAGAACGGCACGGCGGGATGGCCTTATCCAGCACGGTGCACACTGGTGCGTACATGGAGCACAGGAAGAAGCGAAGCTCGGGAGAACACTGCACCTTCACAAGCGGGTAGAACTGGTGCACCTCAAGGCCCGCGTCCTCTTGATTGGTGTGGCCCAGCAGGTTGGGCAGGAT
Coding sequences within:
- the FZD7 gene encoding frizzled-7, which produces MRGADAAKPRSPVSLCTLVLALLGALPGSTRAQPYHGEKGISVPDHGFCQLISIPLCTDIAYNQTILPNLLGHTNQEDAGLEVHQFYPLVKVQCSPELRFFLCSMYAPVCTVLDKAIPPCRSLCERARQGCEALMNKFGFQWPERLRCENFPVHGAGEICVGQNTSDGSGGPGGGPTAHPTAPYMPDLPFTALPPGAADGRGRSAFHFSCPRQLKVPPYLGYRFLGERDCGAPCEPGRANGLMYFKEEERRFARLWVGVWSVLCCASTLFTVLTYLVDMRRFSYPERPIIFLSGCYFMVAVAHVAGFLLEDRAVCVERFSDDGYRTVAQGTKKEGCTILFMVLYFFGMASSIWWVILSLTWFLAAGMKWGHEAIEANSQYFHLAAWAVPAVKTITILAMGQVDGDLLSGVCYVGLSSVDALRGFVLAPLFVYLFIGTSFLLAGFVSLFRIRTIMKHDGTKTEKLEKLMVRIGVFSVLYTVPATIVLACYFYEQAFREHWERTWLLQTCKSYAVPCPPSHFPPMSPDFTVFMIKYLMTMIVGITTGFWIWSGKTLQSWRRFYHRLSHSSKGETAPTWAYPED